One Myxococcaceae bacterium JPH2 genomic window, TGTCGGAACTCCGCCACCGCGCGCTTCCTCGCGGCCTGCCCCAAGCGCTCGGCCAACCCTGGCTCTTCCAACAGCCGCCGCGACGCCAAGGCCAGCGCCAGCGCGTCCCCCACCAGAACCGTCAGCCCCGTCAGCCCGTCCTGGCTCACCCAGGGCACACCCGAGTGAGGAATGGCGGTGTTGATGACAGGCAACCCGCTGGCCATGGCCTCCACCTGTGACAAGCCATACGCCTCGCTGCGTGCATTGCTCGGGAACCACAAGGCCGTGGCCGCGCGATAAGCGCCTCGCAGCGCGTCCGGAGACAGATACCCCGCCCACGTCACGCGCGACTCGACGCCCAAGGCCCGCGCACGCGCACGGCCGGACTCCGCCAGCGGCCCCTCGCCCACCACCAACAGGCGCCCAGGCACGCGCGTCAGTGCCTCCAGCGCGGTGAACAAGCCCTTGTAGTAGACGAGCCGGCCCACCATCAGCCACAGCGGTCCACCGTGCGCCCGCTCACGCGCCTCGGCGTCGAGCACCGCCGACGAAGGCTCCAAGAAGGGCGCAACATCAATGCCCAGCGGCAGCGCCCGCACCTTGCGGTGGAACATCCGCAGGAGCGGCGAGCCTTGGACATACGCCTCGCTGGTGGAGAACACCCGGCGAGCCCGTGCATAGGCGATGGCCTCGAAGGGCCGAAAGAGCGCACCCGCGATGCGCTGACGGATGACGTCACTGTGATGCGTGATGAAGAGTGGTGGCAGCCGAGGCAGTGCGTCCAGCGCGAGCGTGAGCGTGGGATTGGGCGTGTGCAGGTGCAGCACGTCCACGCCTCGGGACAACGCGCGGCGCAGCACGCGCGGCAGATCCACCATCACGTCCATGCGCGCCACGGACGCCTGCCGGCCCAGCCGCACCACACGAACCAAGCCGTCCCACTCCTCGCGCGTCGCGCTGCGGCCTCGGAACTCGTGGCTCGTGTCCCCTTCATCCGCCGAGTGGTTGGCGACGAGCACCTCCACCTGGGCGCCGAGCGCGGCCTGCTCCCGCGCCAGCGTCTGGACATGCCCTTCCATGCCACCCGACGCGGGCGGATAGAACTTGCCCAGGTGCAGCACCCGCAGGCCGGCCGCCGTCACGAGTGCGCCACCCCATCCTTGGACTCGTCCGCGTACTGGCCATAACCCTGATAGGCCATGTACGCGTCGTTGTAGCGCTGGGCGCGCAGGTCCACGTCGTTGAGGATGGCCCCGTACATGCGCGCCTGCACATCCGCCAGCGAGCGCAGCGCGCGCCGCGCGGACTCGCGGTTCGTGCGTCCGGCCTTCAGCACCAGCACCACGCCATCGCTCTGCGTGGCCAGCACCGCGGCGTCCGCCACCGCGTTGAGCGGCGGGCTGTCCAGGATGATGCGGTCGAACCGCTCCGAGGCCGCGCGCAAGAGGTCCGCGAACGCCCGCGTGTGGAGCAGCTCCGCCGGATTGGGCGGCAGCGGACCGCACGGCAGCACGAAGAGGTTGGGCACCTCGGTGCTCTTCACCGCCGCCTCCAGCGAGCCCTCGCCCACCACGAGCGAGCTGATGCCCATCTCGTTGGGCACGCCGAACGCGCGGTGCAGCCGAGGCCGCCGCATGTCCGTGTCCAGCAGCAGCACGCGATTGCCGCTCTGGGCCATGGCCACGCCCAGATTGATGCACGTGGTGGACTTGCCCTCCTGCGGCCCGCTGGAGGTGATGACCATCGTCTTGAAGGGCTTGTCCGGCGACATGAACAGCAGGTTCGTCCGGATGGCGCGGCAGCACTCCGCCACCGAGGACTTCGGCTCGCGGTGCACGTACAAGTCGCGCTCCTTGGGCTGCTTGCCTCCCTCGATGCGCGGCACCACGCCCAGGAACGCGAGCCCCAGCCGCTCCTCCACGTCCGCCTGCGAGGACACGCTGTTCTCCAGGAGGTCCAGGAGCAGCGCCACGCCCAGGCCCGCGAGCAGGCCCAGCACCAGCCCCACCATCAGGTTGCGCCGCACATTGGGGCGCACCGGGGCAAAGGCGGGCCGCGCCGCGTCCAGCACGCGCACGTTGCTCGTGCGCAGGAGGCCCGACAGCTCGATGTCCTTCAGGCGCTTGAGCACCAGCTCATACAAACGCTGGTTGTTGTCCGACTCGCGCTTGAGCCGGTCGAACTCGATGGACTTCTTGTTCACCACGAAGGCCTCGGCCTTCGCCGTCTCCAACAGCTTCTCCAGGTTGCGCTCCTGCGCCACGGCCTCCGCGAGCGCCGTCTCCGCCGCGCGCACCACGTTGTTGAGGCTCTTGAGCAGGTCCTCGCGCATCACCGCCAGCTTGCGGGTGCACTCGAGGAGCTTGGGGTGTTCGGGCAGATAGCGCTCGGTCAGCTCCGCGCACACGCCACGCTGTTCCACGTAGCGCGACTTGAGCTCCTGGATGGGGCCGTCCTTGGCACCGGGCAGCGCCTCCGCCCACGTCTCATCATCCCCCGCGGACTTGCGCAGCTGACGGATGGCATCCACGCGGGCCTGCTGCTCGGCGATGCGCGTGCGCACCTCGGTGAGCTTCAGGTTGTATGTGTTGATGCGCTCGCTGACGATGCTCATCCGTGACTCCAGCGACGTGGACAACATGTCCGCGTCCTTCTTGAAGTCATAGACAGCCATCTCGCTCGTCTTGGATTGGTGCGCCAGCTCGTCGAGCCGCCCCTCCAACCAGCTCCGCGCGTCTTCCGTCATCCGCAGCTTGAGGGCCAGGTTCTCCGCCATGTACGCGGCGGCCACCTCGTTGGCCAGGAGCGCCGCGCGAGGAGGGTCTCCGTCCTCCACGGCGATGTTCATCACCCGCGAGTCCTTCTCCGGCAGCACGCGGATGCGGTGCTGGAGCATGTCCACCGCGTCCGTGGCCTGCATGGCCTGCACGCGCGCCGTCTCGTTCTGGATGTGCGCCAGCCCGAGGAAGGCCGCGTCGTTGCTCAGCCCCAGCTTGTCCACCACGCGGCTGGCCACGGCGCGCGAGGTGATGATCTCACTCTGGGTGGCGTAGTACTCCTTGTTGAACCAGTAGTTGCTGCGCTCCTCCCCCATCACTTCCTTCACCTCGCCATCCAGGATGCGGGGCGCGGTGACGTCGATGATGAGCGAGGTGCTGGCCGCGTAGACCTTGGGCTGGCGCAGCGTGTAGGCCGAGGCGACCGCCGCGACGATCGCGGCGACCCCGAGCACCACCCACTTGCGCCGCCACAGCGCACGCGCGCGCTGCACC contains:
- a CDS encoding glycosyltransferase, whose translation is MEGHVQTLAREQAALGAQVEVLVANHSADEGDTSHEFRGRSATREEWDGLVRVVRLGRQASVARMDVMVDLPRVLRRALSRGVDVLHLHTPNPTLTLALDALPRLPPLFITHHSDVIRQRIAGALFRPFEAIAYARARRVFSTSEAYVQGSPLLRMFHRKVRALPLGIDVAPFLEPSSAVLDAEARERAHGGPLWLMVGRLVYYKGLFTALEALTRVPGRLLVVGEGPLAESGRARARALGVESRVTWAGYLSPDALRGAYRAATALWFPSNARSEAYGLSQVEAMASGLPVINTAIPHSGVPWVSQDGLTGLTVLVGDALALALASRRLLEEPGLAERLGQAARKRAVAEFRHDVMASRSLVFYAEALGRPAPVVSPTDVSLPRAAGGAS
- a CDS encoding polysaccharide biosynthesis tyrosine autokinase; protein product: MEGSLFEPAAPSGGLTPSALVQRARALWRRKWVVLGVAAIVAAVASAYTLRQPKVYAASTSLIIDVTAPRILDGEVKEVMGEERSNYWFNKEYYATQSEIITSRAVASRVVDKLGLSNDAAFLGLAHIQNETARVQAMQATDAVDMLQHRIRVLPEKDSRVMNIAVEDGDPPRAALLANEVAAAYMAENLALKLRMTEDARSWLEGRLDELAHQSKTSEMAVYDFKKDADMLSTSLESRMSIVSERINTYNLKLTEVRTRIAEQQARVDAIRQLRKSAGDDETWAEALPGAKDGPIQELKSRYVEQRGVCAELTERYLPEHPKLLECTRKLAVMREDLLKSLNNVVRAAETALAEAVAQERNLEKLLETAKAEAFVVNKKSIEFDRLKRESDNNQRLYELVLKRLKDIELSGLLRTSNVRVLDAARPAFAPVRPNVRRNLMVGLVLGLLAGLGVALLLDLLENSVSSQADVEERLGLAFLGVVPRIEGGKQPKERDLYVHREPKSSVAECCRAIRTNLLFMSPDKPFKTMVITSSGPQEGKSTTCINLGVAMAQSGNRVLLLDTDMRRPRLHRAFGVPNEMGISSLVVGEGSLEAAVKSTEVPNLFVLPCGPLPPNPAELLHTRAFADLLRAASERFDRIILDSPPLNAVADAAVLATQSDGVVLVLKAGRTNRESARRALRSLADVQARMYGAILNDVDLRAQRYNDAYMAYQGYGQYADESKDGVAHS